In one window of Candidatus Avedoeria danica DNA:
- a CDS encoding VWA domain-containing protein, which produces MSRPMSTIPVLSPSVLSAVVAAAAVIAAAAACRSAPTLPPAPPSSPTAAAAAPTPPVIAAAPDTPSAVPTPVVAPPLQVTVTALAALLRSTPVPLAPRTGGAMAPAPVAMFGGGGSATVNGLFPDLAPARYGNGGAPATHMGELPLRLPMGGRAAQEDDPSGERYAPIYDNPFLGAAGAPLSTFALDVDSASYANVRRFLTAGDRPPRDAVRVEELLNAFRFDDPPPSGDDPFAVHIESAEAPWAPDHRLVRIGIKGRAIDNDARPAANLVFLLDVSGSMQVENKLPLVKLALRLLIDQLKENDRVSIVVYAGSSGLVLPPTAGHDRAAIAAAIEGLEAGGSTAGGDGIALAYDVAASAYIDGGVNRIILATDGDFNVGVDDPEQLKRLVETRAKEGGADKPVFLTVLGFGTGNVRDDMLEALAGRGNGQHAYIDTPAEARKVFVEELGGTLVTIAKDVKLQVEFNPATVAGYRLLGYENRLLAAEDFNDDAKDGGEMGAGHSMTALYEVVPAGGAVPTAVASPTPEPSATWDPALAGLMPPTATPDPAVTPTPTPEIDPLRYQGAAADPGAAGELLVVKLRYKQPDGAASARMAVPVIDGGQAMADATTELRFAAAVAAFGMLLRDSPFKGSADWAMVGDMAAAGRGADGAGYRQGFVELVNSALERGVLK; this is translated from the coding sequence ATGTCCCGGCCGATGTCCACGATTCCGGTCCTGTCCCCTTCCGTCCTGTCCGCCGTCGTTGCCGCCGCCGCCGTCATCGCCGCCGCCGCCGCTTGCCGCAGCGCGCCGACGCTGCCGCCCGCACCCCCGTCCTCACCGACCGCCGCCGCCGCCGCGCCGACGCCTCCGGTCATCGCGGCCGCACCCGACACGCCGTCCGCCGTACCGACGCCGGTCGTCGCTCCACCGCTCCAAGTGACCGTGACGGCCCTCGCCGCGCTCCTCCGTTCGACGCCCGTGCCGCTGGCGCCGCGAACGGGCGGTGCGATGGCGCCGGCACCGGTCGCCATGTTTGGTGGCGGCGGATCTGCGACGGTGAACGGCCTGTTCCCCGACCTTGCCCCCGCCCGCTACGGCAACGGCGGCGCGCCGGCGACGCACATGGGCGAGCTGCCGCTTCGGCTGCCGATGGGTGGGCGGGCCGCCCAGGAGGACGACCCGTCGGGCGAGCGCTACGCGCCGATCTACGACAACCCGTTCCTCGGTGCCGCCGGCGCGCCGCTGTCCACGTTCGCGCTCGACGTCGACTCCGCTTCGTACGCCAACGTGCGTCGCTTCCTGACGGCCGGCGACCGGCCGCCGCGTGACGCGGTGCGGGTCGAGGAACTCCTGAACGCGTTCCGCTTCGACGATCCGCCGCCCAGCGGCGACGACCCGTTCGCGGTGCACATCGAGTCCGCCGAAGCGCCGTGGGCGCCGGATCACCGCCTCGTGCGGATCGGGATCAAGGGGCGGGCGATCGACAACGACGCGCGGCCGGCGGCCAATCTGGTGTTCCTCCTCGACGTCTCGGGCTCGATGCAGGTCGAGAACAAGCTACCGCTGGTCAAGCTCGCGCTGCGGCTGCTGATCGACCAGCTGAAGGAGAACGACCGGGTGTCGATCGTGGTCTACGCCGGCAGCTCGGGCCTCGTGCTGCCGCCGACGGCCGGCCACGACCGCGCCGCCATCGCCGCGGCGATCGAGGGGCTGGAGGCCGGCGGCTCTACGGCGGGCGGCGATGGGATCGCGCTGGCGTACGACGTCGCCGCTTCGGCCTATATCGACGGGGGCGTGAACCGGATCATCCTCGCCACGGACGGCGACTTCAACGTCGGCGTCGACGATCCCGAGCAGCTCAAGCGGCTCGTCGAAACGCGGGCGAAGGAGGGCGGCGCGGACAAGCCGGTCTTCCTGACCGTCCTCGGCTTCGGGACGGGCAACGTCCGCGACGACATGCTGGAGGCGCTCGCCGGCCGGGGCAACGGACAGCACGCCTACATCGACACGCCGGCCGAGGCACGCAAGGTGTTCGTCGAGGAGCTGGGAGGGACGCTGGTGACGATCGCCAAGGATGTGAAGCTGCAAGTCGAGTTCAACCCGGCGACGGTGGCCGGCTACCGCCTGCTGGGCTACGAGAACCGGCTGCTGGCGGCCGAGGACTTCAACGACGATGCGAAGGACGGCGGCGAGATGGGGGCCGGTCACAGCATGACGGCACTGTACGAGGTCGTCCCGGCCGGCGGCGCCGTCCCGACGGCGGTTGCGTCGCCGACGCCCGAGCCCTCCGCCACGTGGGACCCCGCTCTCGCCGGCTTGATGCCGCCGACGGCGACGCCCGACCCGGCCGTCACACCGACGCCGACGCCCGAGATCGACCCGCTTCGCTACCAGGGTGCCGCGGCGGATCCGGGCGCGGCGGGCGAGCTGCTCGTCGTCAAGCTGCGCTACAAGCAGCCGGACGGCGCGGCGAGCGCCCGCATGGCCGTCCCGGTCATCGACGGCGGCCAGGCGATGGCCGATGCGACGACCGAACTGCGCTTCGCCGCCGCCGTCGCCGCGTTCGGCATGCTGCTGCGCGACTCGCCGTTCAAGGGCAGCGCGGATTGGGCGATGGTGGGCGACATGGCGGCGGCCGGGCGAGGGGCGGACGGCGCGGGGTATCGGCAGGGGTTCGTCGAACTGGTCAACAGCGCACTGGAGCGCGGCGTGCTGAAGTAG
- a CDS encoding zinc ribbon domain-containing protein, with protein sequence MPIYQYLCPHCNRIYDFLSRTVTPARDPVCPRCSSTNLTKQVSRFAVVRGGRSGEDDGFGDDGGFGSGPDPLSDPHNAAEMERLMADAEHLDDNNPRELGRFMRRMTELAGEPVGPEMDEALRRLEAGEDPDRIEDDMGDIMGELPPDGTHDGPAGDAAYVEPQAGASSGDGGDGEVDVASAAGGTVKRGRPVKDRGLYEL encoded by the coding sequence ATGCCGATCTACCAGTACCTCTGCCCCCACTGCAACCGCATCTACGACTTCCTCTCCCGCACCGTCACCCCTGCGCGCGACCCTGTCTGCCCGCGCTGCTCCTCGACCAACCTGACCAAGCAGGTCTCGCGCTTCGCCGTCGTCCGCGGCGGGCGCAGCGGCGAGGACGACGGCTTCGGCGATGACGGCGGCTTCGGCAGCGGACCCGATCCGCTCAGCGATCCGCACAACGCGGCCGAGATGGAACGCCTCATGGCGGACGCCGAGCACCTGGACGACAACAACCCGCGCGAGCTCGGCCGCTTCATGCGCCGGATGACGGAGCTGGCGGGCGAGCCCGTCGGCCCGGAGATGGACGAGGCGCTGCGCCGGCTCGAAGCGGGCGAGGATCCGGACCGGATCGAGGACGATATGGGGGACATCATGGGCGAGCTGCCGCCGGACGGCACGCACGACGGGCCGGCGGGGGATGCCGCGTACGTCGAGCCGCAGGCGGGCGCGTCAAGCGGTGATGGCGGCGATGGCGAGGTTGACGTCGCCTCCGCGGCCGGCGGGACGGTCAAGCGGGGGCGGCCGGTGAAGGATCGGGGGCTGTACGAGCTGTAG
- the recO gene encoding DNA repair protein RecO yields the protein MSRVRLQKAEAIVLKRHDYGEADRILTVYTRQQGKITVIAKGVRRIASRKAGHVELFTHAQMMLAEGRNMDVLTQAEMIEAFPRLRDDLVRMTYAYHIAELVDRFEQDGHPSPQTFQLLRDSLAALGDADDPFVVARYFELRYLSLIGYRPHLFECAQCATSLEPGAAVFSPEAGGVVCPACARAVSDGLRIDDAAFRVLRFLQTREIGLILHLVLQSGTRGQVEQALHGFVRHHLERELRSVEFLNGLRRVARTVDLAPSARARPDTVGIDAGADRSSDPVSDPMRDPMSDPVPDPANDPVRTAE from the coding sequence ATGAGCCGCGTCCGCTTGCAGAAGGCCGAAGCGATCGTCCTCAAGCGCCACGATTACGGCGAGGCGGACCGGATCCTCACGGTCTACACCCGGCAGCAGGGCAAGATCACGGTCATCGCCAAGGGCGTCCGGCGGATCGCCAGCCGGAAAGCCGGGCACGTCGAACTCTTCACGCACGCCCAGATGATGCTGGCCGAGGGCCGCAACATGGACGTGCTGACCCAGGCCGAGATGATCGAAGCCTTCCCCCGCCTGCGCGACGATCTCGTGCGGATGACCTACGCCTACCACATCGCCGAGCTCGTCGACCGCTTCGAACAGGACGGTCACCCCAGCCCTCAGACGTTCCAACTGCTGCGCGATTCCCTGGCCGCGCTCGGCGATGCCGACGACCCGTTCGTCGTGGCGCGCTACTTCGAATTGCGCTACCTGAGCCTGATCGGCTACCGCCCGCACCTCTTCGAGTGCGCGCAGTGCGCAACGTCCCTCGAACCGGGCGCCGCCGTATTCAGTCCAGAGGCCGGCGGCGTCGTCTGTCCGGCATGCGCCCGGGCGGTGTCGGACGGACTGCGGATCGACGATGCCGCGTTCCGCGTCCTGCGCTTTCTCCAAACGCGTGAGATCGGCTTGATCCTCCACCTCGTGCTCCAGTCCGGCACGCGCGGCCAGGTGGAGCAGGCATTGCACGGCTTCGTGCGCCACCATCTCGAGCGCGAGCTGCGCAGCGTCGAGTTCCTGAACGGCCTGCGGCGCGTCGCACGCACCGTCGACCTCGCACCCTCGGCGCGCGCCCGGCCCGACACCGTCGGCATCGACGCTGGCGCCGATCGATCTTCAGATCCCGTGAGCGATCCTATGAGAGATCCCATGAGCGACCCTGTGCCCGATCCCGCGAACGACCCCGTGAGAACCGCCGAATGA
- a CDS encoding carboxylesterase family protein: protein MPARIRPTHFARRSVAVAIAVGAVAASGAVMSPRPPVGAQFDSPLVALTTEGAVRGAFDGMAIAWKNVPFAQAPTGALRWRSPQPPALRALELDATTIGKACPQTGGSALRPDAPPPAWDEDCLQLNIWRPDRGDGTTRRPVMVWFHGGGLVQGSAVDPLYDGKGLATNGNVVVVTANYRLGALGYLAHPAFIDQPNSAPGAGNYGLLDQIQALHWVQDNIAAFGGDPERVLIFGESAGGVSVCALLASPLAAGLFHGAIMQSGACRDALRRLDGAGPLPPATDQGGRFAAAAGCAAAPDVGACLRALPTAAVLAALPGEIGILNPGAETYDLVIDGHALPEPPMQALARGDGPASRVPFVLGANADEGTVFALPFKATLTAAGYEATVRSLYRASAPAVLALYPVAMYDAPWLALADVTGDAGFVCPTRRVARARAAIGHPTWLYHYAFVTALARQRDLGSHHGAEIPFLFADFSSPLGAALTPEARQLAAAMQGYWARVAALDEPGTGAGAAAAAGEAADDPVAWTRYDPAADNGMLLGAKQAMTAGWRAAKCDLWDLIEGERGGATPGPGPRPTAAVPTVPVPGRGWVVLPVAFVP, encoded by the coding sequence ATGCCCGCACGCATTCGCCCGACGCACTTCGCCCGTCGATCCGTGGCCGTCGCGATCGCCGTGGGTGCCGTGGCTGCGTCCGGCGCAGTGATGTCCCCACGCCCGCCGGTGGGCGCACAGTTCGACAGTCCGCTCGTCGCGCTCACGACAGAGGGTGCGGTCCGCGGCGCGTTCGACGGGATGGCGATCGCTTGGAAGAACGTCCCGTTCGCGCAGGCGCCCACCGGCGCCCTGCGCTGGCGTTCGCCCCAGCCGCCGGCATTGCGGGCGTTGGAGCTGGACGCGACGACGATCGGAAAGGCGTGCCCGCAGACGGGCGGCTCGGCGTTGCGGCCGGATGCGCCGCCGCCCGCGTGGGATGAGGACTGCCTCCAGCTCAACATCTGGCGACCGGACCGCGGCGACGGCACGACCCGGCGGCCCGTGATGGTCTGGTTCCACGGCGGCGGCCTGGTTCAGGGATCGGCCGTCGATCCGCTGTACGACGGCAAGGGCTTGGCGACGAACGGCAACGTCGTCGTCGTGACGGCCAACTACCGCCTCGGGGCGCTCGGCTATCTGGCCCACCCGGCCTTCATCGACCAACCGAACTCGGCGCCCGGCGCCGGCAACTATGGGCTGCTCGATCAGATCCAGGCGCTGCACTGGGTGCAGGACAACATCGCGGCGTTCGGTGGTGACCCGGAACGGGTGCTGATCTTCGGCGAGTCGGCCGGCGGTGTCAGCGTCTGCGCGCTGCTCGCATCGCCCCTGGCGGCCGGCCTGTTCCACGGGGCGATCATGCAGAGCGGCGCCTGCCGCGATGCGCTTCGCCGCCTCGACGGTGCGGGTCCGCTGCCGCCGGCCACCGACCAAGGCGGGCGCTTCGCCGCGGCTGCCGGATGCGCAGCCGCACCGGACGTCGGCGCGTGCCTGCGCGCGCTGCCCACAGCCGCCGTGCTCGCGGCGCTGCCGGGCGAGATCGGCATCCTGAACCCGGGCGCCGAAACCTACGACCTCGTCATCGACGGTCACGCCCTGCCCGAGCCGCCCATGCAGGCCCTCGCCCGTGGAGACGGCCCGGCGAGCCGCGTGCCCTTCGTCCTCGGCGCGAATGCCGACGAGGGCACGGTCTTCGCGCTGCCGTTCAAAGCGACGCTGACCGCGGCGGGCTACGAAGCGACGGTGCGCAGTCTCTATCGTGCGAGCGCACCCGCCGTGCTCGCCCTGTACCCGGTCGCCATGTACGACGCGCCGTGGCTTGCCCTCGCCGACGTCACCGGCGACGCCGGCTTCGTCTGCCCGACCCGCCGCGTCGCCCGTGCGCGCGCCGCGATCGGCCACCCCACGTGGCTCTACCATTACGCGTTCGTCACAGCCCTCGCGCGCCAGCGCGACCTCGGCAGCCATCACGGCGCGGAGATCCCGTTCCTCTTCGCCGATTTCTCCAGCCCGCTCGGCGCCGCGCTCACGCCCGAGGCGCGTCAACTGGCGGCGGCGATGCAGGGTTACTGGGCGCGGGTCGCGGCACTGGATGAGCCAGGAACCGGGGCCGGTGCGGCAGCAGCGGCGGGGGAAGCAGCCGACGACCCGGTCGCGTGGACGCGGTACGACCCAGCTGCCGACAACGGCATGCTGCTGGGCGCCAAGCAGGCGATGACGGCCGGATGGCGCGCGGCGAAGTGCGATCTGTGGGACCTGATCGAAGGGGAACGCGGCGGAGCGACGCCCGGTCCGGGACCGCGCCCCACGGCCGCCGTGCCGACGGTGCCTGTGCCGGGACGAGGGTGGGTGGTGTTGCCGGTGGCGTTCGTGCCGTAG